The Eschrichtius robustus isolate mEscRob2 chromosome 5, mEscRob2.pri, whole genome shotgun sequence DNA window TGGATCTCTACTTAGCATCTCACTAGGCTGAAATCAAGGGGCCAACCAGGCTACTTTCTCATCTAGGGTTCAGagtcctcttccaagctcatgCAGGTTGTTGGCAAGATTCAGTTCCTTGTGATTGAAGACTGAAACCCTCATTTTCTTTCTGGCTGTCAGTGGTGATTTCTCTCAGATCCCAAAAGCCACCCAGAGACCCTTCATGACCCTCTTACTTCATGGTAGCATTCTTCTTCAGAGCCAGCGGGACAATCCCTGCagagagttgttttttttgttgttgttgtttgtttgtttgtctaaatttctatttatttatcatACACTGTCCCCAAAACTCTCCTCCAAATGTCCAACTTTTAGTACATTCAAACACATTAGGTTGTTAAAGATACATAAAATGCACAAGCATAAAGGAGAAGACTGATacattcaaaatttaaattttaaaacctttctcACTAGAAGACacaaaaattggtatagacagtCTACACAGAAGTTATTCGTGATATGAGAatgacaacaaaataaaatgacaatgagaaaacaataaaaaagccaATAAGAAAATGTGCAAAATATATGAATAGGAAAAAGTTAACAGACAGCAACTGCCTCAAGTTGAATGCTGCCTAAGTGCAGAGGAGAGAGGATAGCATTTTATTCCAAACCCTTTTCTTTGAGTTTTGTACCATGTGCATATTGGCTTTTCAGAAATACATATAAAagtattacttaaaataaaagaaagtaagttatgttttatatttagccATGTGTAGAAAAGTATACTATATTTTCCtatgaaaaattaagaatttcccgGGACACACAGAacctattttttcatttccttcttacCTATCCTAACACATAGGACAGGACATGGCTTCCAAACATATTCGTATGTTAAACAAAACCTACCAGTTCATGGAGGCAAGGACCTTGCCTCCTTCCACACATCTGTGCTATGTGAGAAGTGGTGTTCAGTCAGTGCTTGATGAATTTAATTGAGGTGATATGTATTTTGTCCTTCTTTTCATGCCACTCTGGTaaagcttttatattttaaatactccTTTGCTTCTTATTCCTTGAATAATCTGTTTCCTAGGATAATCCATCCTTCTATATTGATTAGAGTTTATGAAGAGAAACGGAGAGCTGAATAATCATTTACATTCATTTTAGTCAATCATTGCTGTGACGCATTTCAATGATTATAAAGTCACTCTAAttcttgattctttttaaaaatataatttcaaaattcaccaaaaactggaaatccATTGTTTCTTTCATATTCAATTTGCTTTGACAGAAATTCTTCACTTAGCTTGTCAATATGGTCTCGAGATAAGAGATCGACttcaggaatgaaataatgctcaaGTTGTTCTGTCTTGAGGCACTGAAGAAAGTATGTCACACAGTTATCAAAGCAGAGCTCCAAATCCTTGGAGTGCCACTGACTGTCATCTGGGTCCTGGGTACAGACGTGAAAGAAGGCAGTTTTCACATGATAAGAACACAACTTATCCAATTCCTTTCGGTTTCCAAACTTTTCTTTCAGTTGTTCTAAAAGATATTTCATTAGTTTTAAACACTCTTTCCTTCAACATTTCACTCCATCAATTTCACAGCATGTTTTAGATTGTCCgtgatttttcaaaatgtcctTTTCAATGTGAGAGAAGGACAGACGCCATGTTTCTTCTTGGAAACCACTTCCTTCCTTTGCATGCTTGGGTACGAGGTAAAATGGCTGTCGTCTTAAACTGTTCTTAACTTTTGCTCCAAGCCAGTTACTGATGGGCAGGCCTCCCTGGGTGCTAGTAGGCCACCTGCTTTTATATTCCAAAGCCAGGATTATATCCACAGATATTTCTTTAGGTTTTCTAACCAGAAGTGTTACTCCTACAGAGAGTTTTATATAATGTTTTTATAATGTAACAGAGTTTTATATAATGTAACACAATCATGGGAATCACTATCCTGCCCCCTTCCAAGGGGAGAGGATTATACCAAGTTTGTACAGCAGTGGGCAGAAATCTCAGggaccatcttagaattctgcctgatCAAAATATCTTGTGCCAAAAAGTAAGGAAGTTCTGATAAAATGATGTCAGATGGATAGAACTGCCATCTTGAAAAGGCTTCTTCTCCTTTCATCTTGATCAATTTGagcaaaatagataaataataatagtaatgggctaaaatccataaaataaaataaaataaaataagaacgtATGAATTGGTACTGATATATTGTACCTACTGATACATATATACtgaaatatattatatacatttatatatatatatattgctgtatatggatatatacatatatatgaataaatgaatgaataaataaatggagaacaaAAGAAAGCTCTTTTTTATGGTGGATCCCAGACCCTGTAATAAATGTTAGAAAATTACTATTTGTCAACCATCACAGTAGTATTTGTTTCAGGCAAGAATCACCAATGGATGATAAAATTAGTGGCCAAAAGTACAGTGAGAAACAGATTATTCACAATGTCTCCTCTACCAGATACAAATTAATGATAAAGGAAAAGGTAGCCACCTTACTGTGGAGGAACCTGGCAGTCAttagttaacatcaccagtaatagGACAAATTATCATCATGTTCCTCCTGATGTGCTCACTGGGATGGCATGATATCCATTCTTTAGTGTCCTGTCCAAAATGCATTACCTGAtcaaatcatgaggaaacatcaggcaaacccaaactgaggaataatttaaaaaataacttaccaatattcttcaaaagtgtcaaagacaaagaaaatgaaagactaCAGAACTGTTAGAAGCTAAAGGAGACAGAAGAAATATGACAGTTCACACAAAATACGATCATACCTTGAATACTGGACCCCcgaaaggacattagtggaacaatggagaattgtaatgaggTCTGTAAATTAGATATCATTGTATCAGTATTAATTTCCTAATTTTGGTAACTGTACTATAGTTATATAAGAGAATGTTCTTGTTTtaaggaaatatatatttcagtATTTAGAGGTCTTAAAAAAAGTCAATCAGTATAggtcaccatattaacagaataaaggagaaaaaacatgttTATATCAACATACACAGGAAAAGTACTTgataaaattcagcacccatttatgataaaacaaaACATGATCAAACAGCAACAAAACCCTCAAACTCTTGGCAGACCAGAATaaaaggaaactacctcaacctGATGAAAGGTATCTATGAACActctacagttaacatcatatttaatggtgaaatacAAAATACTTTCCCCCTAGGATCAAAGACAAGGCAAAGATATCTGTTCTCACCATTTATATTCAACATTGTATGGGAGACAAGAAAAACATACAGGACATACAGGTTAAAAGGAAGATATAAGACTGTCTTTACCACAGACAACATGATCatgtatacagaaaatcctaaatactCTGCCGatagactactagagctaataaatgaatttagcactgTTGCAGGACAaaggtcaatatataaaaa harbors:
- the LOC137764636 gene encoding LOW QUALITY PROTEIN: cyclic GMP-AMP synthase-like (The sequence of the model RefSeq protein was modified relative to this genomic sequence to represent the inferred CDS: substituted 1 base at 1 genomic stop codon), translating into MMLPEESEKTRRPADDLPLETSLPSPRRRHLSTGARPPRPPPTPPLEPATRGRSKGGRAGRREEAAPPEAGRGGGGGRRARRAPRASRAQFSVSARGTAAPPPSPALLAAGEVSTGGERGRVGLAFGARVPRPLTPCFPCAFAPDSRTLRKMSPGDPEDGVVEPPPGSQIQKSPQEEENDCYHGNGAEMILHKQLLSTGVTLLVRKPKEISVDIILALEYKSRWPTSTQGGLPISNWLGAKVKNSLRRQPFYLVPKHAKEGSGFQEETWRLSFSHIEKDILKNHGQSKTCCEIDGVKCXRKECLKLMKYLLEQLKEKFGNRKELDKLCSYHVKTAFFHVCTQDPDDSQWHSKDLELCFDNCVTYFLQCLKTEQLEHYFIPEVDLLSRDHIDKLSEEFLSKQIEYERNNGFPVFGEF